The nucleotide window TTCAAAACAAATTCGTTTTAAGCCTCCAAAGACAGGAGCGCCAACTAACCGTACAGGTGGAGCATCACGCCGGGGAGATACTTGTAATACTAATAATAAATCTCTCAAAGCTTTATTACCAGAGAACAATTTCGGATTAACAATAGAAGAATACCCAACTTTCTTTGTGTATATTCCAGCAAGTTCTGCTCATTTAATAGAGTTCGAGTTATATGAACAGGATGCTAATGAACCGCTATATAAAACAATATTTAAAGTTCCAGACGCACCTGGAATAGTCAGCTTTAGCCTGCCTAATAACCAAACCTTGCTACCTTTAGAAGTAGGTAAAAACTATCGCTGGTTCCTTTCATTGAAGTGTAATCTTCAAGATAGTTCAGAAAATTTATATGTACAAGGTTCGGTGCAGAGAATCCAACCTAATACTAATCTCATGAGACAATTAGAAAAAGCAACACCACGCGATCGCTTAAATATATATGCACAAGCTGGTATTTGGCACGATACCCTAACAAAACTAGCCGAACTTCGTCGCGCTCATCCTGACGATAAAACTCTAGCAACCGACTGGACACAGCTTTTAGAGTCAGTCGGTCTTAATCAAGTCGCCAATGCACCAATAGTTTATTCAACTAGCGTTAAAGCTTCAGTGGCACCATAGATTTCTAACACGGATGAAGTACAAATTCAATATGACTAATATTGTAGGGTGAGCCGAACGGCTCACTCTTGCCTATTTTAGAGACTATTTATAAACTAAATCTTAAGTAGCGACTATCTTAAAATTCAAGCGATAGTTAATCAAAAAAATCAGCCAGAGGAGGTAAAAAATAGCAGCATAAAATGAGTTAGCCGTGTCATACTCATATAGAGAAAAATTAAAGTAAAACAAACATCATCTAACTTCAAGGTAAAAAAAGATCATCCTGATTATAAATAAACAGGTGTTAAATCACCAGTCATAATAGAATATCCTACATCTTGAGATGATCTGAAATTGGAGCGTCTAAGTAGCCAAGGGTAAATTTGACAGTCTCAAACATAAAATTTCGTACAAAAATGCAACGCTTGTTTAAAAACTTTGATGCTCGACCCAGACTGATAATTTCTGCAGGAATTTCTTTGATGACTTGGCTGTTAATCCCAAGCGGGTTACATCTAGCTACTCAAATCCTTTGCGCCTGGAATGTGTGAACTAGCTGTTTCTTAGTTACGACGCTGGTAAAGATGCTGAAAGCTACTCCAGACAAGATGCGGCGTTATGCTCAAAATGAATATGAAGGACGCTTGATTTTGTTTGCACTCATCATTACTGCTGCCTGTATCAGTGTCTTAGCGATCGGATTTTTACTCAATGATAAAAAAGGTATTTTGCCAATTATTTTAGCCTTACATATTATTCTCTCAATAACTACAATTGTCAGTTCTTGGCTACTAGTGCATACACTGTTCGCACTGCAATATGCACATAGTTATTATCACAATGTCAGCCACAATGATCATGAACAAACAAGCGGGGGACTCGATTTTCCAGATGACCGTGATCCAGACTATTGGGACTTTTTATATTTTTCTTTTGTAATTGGAATGACAAGTCAAGTATCAGATATTCAAACAACATCATCTTATATGAGACGCTTGGCTTTAATACACGGAGTCCTGTCTTTCTTTTTTAATACTAGTATTTTGGCGATGAGTATCAATATTATTGCATCGCTCATCTAATCAAGTAACTTGAATGTTACAAAACAGAACTGAAAAGCCTTGAAATAGCCGTATATCTAACGCCGCAATCAAATTCTTGGGATTATTCCCTAAACGGTTGAGAAACTTACCATTTAATAATGATCGCTTGACATTTAAGACGGTCGCTACAGTAACTCTATTTTTACTTTATAAATAACCTCTTCATTACATAATCTGACTTTTTCTGACTTTTAGTAACCTAGTTGAATAAACTCAATGTACAGCTTACGACAAAATCCATTACTACGTCTGACTTTTTCATGCTGTAAAAACTGAATAGTTGCTTTAAATTTAGAACATCAAGTTAAATCAAATCTTTCAGAAAACATTTAACTGTTCAGAAAAACTAGTTACAGAAATATAGAGATATGCGTAAAGTTGGTTTTAATTATTGATAAATAAAAAGTCTATATCAAGGTACTGGTAACTCTCAAACTCTAAACAGTTGACATGATTTTTATCAAAGATTGATTAAGTAAAAGTAATAAATCAAGTATATACAGGAGAATGACATGGCATACAAAAATGCTGTTTTAGACGATAAAAATCTTCAAGATGGTTTAAAACAAATTAACAGTAAATTTGGTGATTTTTGCACTCGTGTAGCAGGTGAAGCTTGGGGTCTACCCTTAATTGACCAAAAAACAAAAGCCCTAATTACGATCGCAGTTGATGTTGTCAACCAAGACCAAGTAGGCCCCGGTAGTCCTTTTGCTGCTCATGTAAATATGGCTCTCCAGCAAGGGGCAACCTACGCAGAGATAGAAGAATTGCTGTTATTTATGTGTGTTTACGCTGGCTTTAATAAAGTGGCTGGTTGTTTTGGCGCTCTCAATGAAATTTTCAGTAAATGGGAAGTGGGGAGTAATTAATTCAAAATTCAAAATTCAAAATTAAAGGCCTATGCCTCCTGACAACTGACAACCTTTAACCAAAATGTTTACAACTATCGAAAAAGCTAATTATGCTAACCGCGATCAAAAAGGTAAAGTAGCCTTCTATGTTCTATTGTGGAAACGCAAAGGAATTTCTTCAGAACTTTTTTACGATTATTGGCGAGATGTGCATGGGCCGGTTTGCGCTCGGTTGCCTGGACAATATCAATATTGGCAGTTTCACTTGGCAGAAAATGAGGGTGGACTTTGGCCGACTATTAACGGTATCGAATACATTTGTCCCAACGCATCGCAATTTAATGGCGTTGCCGAATTAACCTTTGAGTCAGAAGCCGATCGCGATTTATGGTTTAAATCTGCCGCCATTCTCATGGATGACGAGCATAACATATTCAGTAAGGCGATCGGTTATAACACTAGTTCTGGCAACTCCATAACCTATGTTGATCGCATACCTGTAGGTGAACCCAACGGCAACCAAGGCATAATTAAATTCCACGTCATGGTGAAAAAAGCCGATGTCGTGAGTGTAGGAGCTTTTCGCCGCTACATGACGGAAACCTTTGCACCAGCCGTTGTCAAAAGTGATTCTGTCCTCAAGTTTCGCCTGCATTTGTTTGAGGAAGTCGATAATTCCCGTCCTGATGCGGCTGGAGTATCTCATTATGAAGCCCCAGAACAACAGTATCAAGCAGCTTTTGAAATAGCTTTCGCCAACCCTCTGGAAATGGAAACATTTTTTGCTTCCAAAGAATACGCTAAGGCTGTGAAAAACCAAGCTCAATATGTGCAACGGCTTCTACCCTTTCCCGAACATGCTGCTTACACCTTTGTTTACGACGGCAAAATCACCCTAGCTGGACAGAGGAGTTCTACAGTTGCCGAACTGATTGTCAGCATTGGCGCAACCAATCAATTAAAACAGGACGTAGCTACTTTAATGCAGGAACAAAAAGCGATCGCCCGCACCACAGCACCAGAAGCGATCGCCCACACCAATGGTAACGGACAGCAATCAACCAACCACTTCATTCATCAACGCAGCAATTACTACAAAGATTTAGCCGCAGATTATTCTCGTCCTGGGTTAGTGAGTCCTTACATAGCTAAAAAACTCATCGAGGATGCGGAAAAGTTTTGGGCAATGAAAGAAGCAACTTTGCCCGAAATTAGCCCCTACTACACCCTAGAACAAATCGAACGAGAAAACAAAGAATGGTGGCCTACCCATTGCGAGGCATTAAGACAAGGACGAGGCGACATATTAACCGGAGAATATCGTGAGGAATTGGTTTATTTTTGCCAAGACGGCCCCTATCAAGGCTTAGAACAGCAAAAAGAGCGTGAAAAACATTGGTGGGCATTAATAGCCCAACCAGGTGTCACCATGTGCTGGCCAATTGTCATGTTTCACGGTGAAGTTACTTTCTTTGAATGGAAGTGTGTAGATGATGCCACCAATGAAACCCTAGCCAAAGGAAACGTGACTTGGATGCGACGCGGACACAGAGGCGGATGTTATTTGAAAACTGAACAACTCACCTTTTACCGCGATGTATTTGCCCCAAGTGGATTACTCAAGTTGATTACTACTTAAACAAAACCTCTAACCCTAAAAACATATGATATCTGCAATACAACAACCAGATTACGCCACCCGCGATCGCCAAGGTAAAATCGCCTTCTACGTCCTCCTCTGGAAGCGCAAAGGCATATCTGTAGAACTATTCCAACAATATTGGCGCAATGTCCACGGCCCACTTTGCGCCCGGCTTCCCGGACAACATCAATACTGGCAATTTCATCTAGCCCCCAATGATGGCGGTATCTGGCCTGCTGTTGATGGCATCGATTATACCTGTCCTGCAACAGAACAATTTCACGGCATTGCCGAATTAACCTTTACCACAGAAGCCGAACTTCAGGCATATAAAGATGCGTTTAGCATCCTCATGGCGGACGAACACAACTTATTTAGTAAAGCGATCGCCTACACTACAACTTCTGGCAATTCTCAAACCTATATCGATCGCATCCCCACAGGTGAACCCAACGGTGAACTTGATGTAATTAAGTTCCACGTTCTGGTGAAAAAAGCTGAATTGGTCAGTGTAGGGGCTTTCCGCAGATATATCACAGAAAGCTTTGCACCTGCGATCGTCAAAAGCGATTCTGTCCTCAAGTTCCGCCTACATTTGCTAGAAGAAGTAGACAATTCCCGCCCTGATGACGATGGGGTATGTCGTTACGAACCTGTAGAAAATCAGTATCAAGCAGCATTTGAAATTGCCTTTGCCAATCCTCTGGAAATGGAGAGATTCTTTGCTTCCAAGCAATACGCCAAGGCTGTCAAAGACCAAGCCAGATATATAGAACGCTTATATCCATTCCCAGAACGTGCGGCTTACACCTTTGTCTATGACGGTGAACCAACCCTCGCCGGACAGCGTAGCTCGAATGTAGCAGAACTCATCGCCAAAATAGGCGCAACTAATCAACTCCAACAGAATATCACCTCCTTATTCGCCACAACCCAAGAGGAAAATGACATGACTAAGCAAAATGGCAGTAACGGTAAAACATTAACCGCTACAGCCGCAGTCCCAGCCATCATCTCTACATCACAAGACCTAACATCACACAGAATCCACTCCACATATAGCAGTCCCGTTCATGCTTCCTTCGCCACTGTTTGGCAGATGATGTTAGATAAGGTGGAAAATCCAGGGCGTTATAATCCCGTAGCTTGTGATTATCAAATTCTGGAGAGATACAGCAACGGAGTATTGCGCCAGATGAAGGCTGCTAACATGACAGTCAAGGAAATCATCACCTGGAACGAGAATACCGGAGAAATTAAACATACATTAGTTGATAATCCATTTTTCGTAGGCGAAGCAATTAACGGCGTTTACAAAACTGAAAACGGTTCGCTTGTATTAACTTACACCGTAAATTGGGAACCGTACAATCAAGAAGGGCGGAAAATTGCTCAAGAAATTCGCACTAAGATTAGCCAAGCAGTAGAACAAGCTGTCCTCAAGGGTGTAAGTATCGCTGAACAGCAAGAAGCACAAGCATCACCTAGAATTGCTTATGGTACTCAACCAATCCCCGATCAATTCCCCGGAACCATCTCCGAGTTAGCATTGCGCTTGTTCGCCAGAGGCGAGTCCTTTGATTCCCACGGATTCAGTGAGTTATTTACTGAAACACCAGTGTATCAGTTCGGTAACTATGCACCCTGCCTAACCAAAGCAGAAATTCAACAATCTACAGCCGCCTTCTTTAGCCAAATTGCCGCACTCTACCACGATATTAAAATGCTGTGGGAAGTAGGAAATACACTTTTCCTAGAAATGGATGTAATTTACTGGCGTAAAGATGGTTCTGTCGTGTCGCTTCCTTGCTTCGATGTCTTCCGCGTTGAGGGTGGTAAATTCTCAGAACTGCGGATTTTCATGGATGCGAATCCTGTAGGTGATGCAACTATTCCTGTTTCCTCCACATCTTCGGTATTTACAGGTAGCCAAGGTAATAGATTAGCCACATCATCAGACTTGATGAAGAAATTCTTTGCCGAACATCCAGAAGCGAAAACTAGAATAGCTAATGGCTTTACTCCCAAATGGGCGATCGCTGGCC belongs to Nostoc sp. NIES-3756 and includes:
- a CDS encoding DUF928 domain-containing protein; this encodes MTNTNNLVSKQIRFKPPKTGAPTNRTGGASRRGDTCNTNNKSLKALLPENNFGLTIEEYPTFFVYIPASSAHLIEFELYEQDANEPLYKTIFKVPDAPGIVSFSLPNNQTLLPLEVGKNYRWFLSLKCNLQDSSENLYVQGSVQRIQPNTNLMRQLEKATPRDRLNIYAQAGIWHDTLTKLAELRRAHPDDKTLATDWTQLLESVGLNQVANAPIVYSTSVKASVAP
- a CDS encoding carboxymuconolactone decarboxylase family protein, producing MAYKNAVLDDKNLQDGLKQINSKFGDFCTRVAGEAWGLPLIDQKTKALITIAVDVVNQDQVGPGSPFAAHVNMALQQGATYAEIEELLLFMCVYAGFNKVAGCFGALNEIFSKWEVGSN
- a CDS encoding AtaL-like protein, with product MISAIQQPDYATRDRQGKIAFYVLLWKRKGISVELFQQYWRNVHGPLCARLPGQHQYWQFHLAPNDGGIWPAVDGIDYTCPATEQFHGIAELTFTTEAELQAYKDAFSILMADEHNLFSKAIAYTTTSGNSQTYIDRIPTGEPNGELDVIKFHVLVKKAELVSVGAFRRYITESFAPAIVKSDSVLKFRLHLLEEVDNSRPDDDGVCRYEPVENQYQAAFEIAFANPLEMERFFASKQYAKAVKDQARYIERLYPFPERAAYTFVYDGEPTLAGQRSSNVAELIAKIGATNQLQQNITSLFATTQEENDMTKQNGSNGKTLTATAAVPAIISTSQDLTSHRIHSTYSSPVHASFATVWQMMLDKVENPGRYNPVACDYQILERYSNGVLRQMKAANMTVKEIITWNENTGEIKHTLVDNPFFVGEAINGVYKTENGSLVLTYTVNWEPYNQEGRKIAQEIRTKISQAVEQAVLKGVSIAEQQEAQASPRIAYGTQPIPDQFPGTISELALRLFARGESFDSHGFSELFTETPVYQFGNYAPCLTKAEIQQSTAAFFSQIAALYHDIKMLWEVGNTLFLEMDVIYWRKDGSVVSLPCFDVFRVEGGKFSELRIFMDANPVGDATIPVSSTSSVFTGSQGNRLATSSDLMKKFFAEHPEAKTRIANGFTPKWAIAGPRWPINGTSIKGLPLR